In Synergistaceae bacterium, one DNA window encodes the following:
- a CDS encoding rRNA pseudouridine synthase gives MRLNLLLSSNGICSRRKADEIILSGRVQVNNKIVLAPYFRVNESDIISLDGKKISSSPAEIQRVYYIINKPRGYVCAVSDKYDPVIIDLLPKEPRIFPVGRLDKDSEGLLILTNDGNFAQNIIHPSKKISREYEVTLNQPLNDTHLLRWRKGFEIESKFVKPLRIKQLSPEKLIITLSEGIKREIRLMARQMGFRVERLIRVKIGGLELGNLKPGEYESLSFSSLCNKIFSNSRT, from the coding sequence ATGCGATTAAATCTGCTTTTGTCGTCTAACGGCATTTGTTCACGACGTAAGGCTGACGAGATAATTTTATCAGGCCGAGTGCAGGTAAATAATAAAATTGTCCTTGCGCCATATTTTAGAGTCAATGAAAGCGATATAATTTCTCTTGACGGCAAAAAAATTTCAAGTTCTCCCGCCGAAATTCAACGAGTCTATTATATTATCAACAAGCCCCGCGGTTATGTTTGTGCAGTAAGTGATAAATATGATCCCGTTATAATTGATTTATTGCCTAAGGAGCCGCGAATTTTCCCCGTCGGAAGATTAGATAAAGATAGCGAAGGATTATTAATTCTCACTAATGACGGAAATTTTGCGCAAAATATAATTCACCCTTCAAAGAAAATTTCACGCGAATATGAAGTAACACTAAACCAGCCGCTTAATGACACTCATTTATTGCGGTGGCGCAAAGGTTTCGAGATCGAATCAAAATTTGTTAAGCCCTTGAGAATTAAGCAGTTATCGCCGGAAAAATTAATTATTACTCTCAGTGAGGGCATAAAGCGCGAAATTAGATTAATGGCTCGTCAAATGGGATTTAGGGTCGAAAGGTTAATACGCGTGAAAATCGGCGGTCTTGAACTCGGAAATTTGAAGCCTGGCGAATATGAAAGTTTGTCATTTTCGAGTCTGTGCAATAAAATATTTAGTAATTCACGAACTTAA
- a CDS encoding HDOD domain-containing protein, giving the protein MSDNKDSKEIIKTRILSKLADIKSFPQFVLETMKKLNDPSSNAADVAKSLSRDEGLVLRVLKLANSAAYGMTRKISNISEAISLLGYKNVSNIILAAEVYSSMDKGLSGYALDRGELWRHSLMVAYASRYLAKITKSVNTEDAYVGGLLHDIGKVILNDYVRFGYGIIVKMVEEKHIPFTEAELSVLGFDHAMIGSVLVERWEMPESYRFAVEYHHKPNELPEDKAQYQSLLDVVSVANAVCLMLGVGLGADGLQAYMFPEPLERLGIENFDNLLAEMVDFVSSVANDMDDMAGL; this is encoded by the coding sequence GTGAGCGATAACAAAGATAGCAAAGAAATCATCAAGACACGCATATTGAGCAAATTAGCTGATATAAAGTCTTTTCCTCAATTTGTGTTAGAGACGATGAAGAAATTAAATGATCCCTCAAGCAATGCCGCTGACGTTGCGAAAAGTTTATCACGTGATGAGGGGCTTGTCTTGCGTGTTCTGAAATTAGCTAATTCGGCCGCCTATGGAATGACCCGCAAAATTTCGAATATAAGCGAAGCAATTTCGTTACTTGGCTATAAAAATGTAAGTAATATTATTCTGGCCGCTGAAGTTTATTCGTCAATGGACAAAGGCTTATCAGGTTATGCGCTTGACCGGGGCGAACTATGGCGGCATTCGTTGATGGTAGCATATGCAAGCCGTTATTTAGCGAAAATCACAAAGAGTGTCAACACTGAAGATGCTTACGTCGGGGGATTATTGCACGACATCGGCAAAGTTATATTAAATGATTATGTCAGGTTCGGCTATGGGATAATTGTAAAAATGGTCGAGGAAAAGCACATCCCGTTTACTGAAGCAGAATTAAGCGTGTTAGGTTTTGATCATGCAATGATAGGTTCTGTACTTGTTGAACGCTGGGAAATGCCTGAGTCTTATAGATTCGCCGTCGAATATCATCACAAGCCTAATGAGTTGCCGGAAGATAAAGCGCAGTATCAATCTTTATTAGACGTTGTGTCCGTTGCAAATGCAGTGTGCTTAATGCTCGGAGTCGGTCTCGGTGCTGACGGATTGCAGGCTTATATGTTCCCTGAACCTTTAGAGCGTCTCGGAATAGAAAATTTTGATAATTTGTTGGCTGAAATGGTCGACTTTGTAAGCAGTGTAGCTAACGATATGGACGATATGGCAGGTTTATAA
- a CDS encoding (d)CMP kinase has translation MVITIDGPAGAGKSTIAKRAAKELGINYLDTGALYRAVGLILAKSEVKPEFLHEALSDIKIEINKSGVYVNDFDVTKEIRTPEADELASKYSALPEVRAALLNIQREQAKIDSIIAEGRDLGSVVFPDAEFKFFLTATPEARAKRRYNERIKRGESANYDEILDAIKLRDEHDSHREISPLKIPEGAIYLDTSDMTEQEVLNFITNRVNSHEAK, from the coding sequence ATGGTAATAACTATTGACGGCCCGGCTGGTGCAGGAAAAAGCACTATAGCAAAACGGGCAGCAAAGGAACTCGGCATAAATTATTTGGACACAGGTGCACTTTATCGCGCAGTAGGACTCATTCTCGCAAAATCTGAAGTCAAACCTGAATTTCTGCACGAGGCTTTAAGCGATATTAAAATCGAGATAAACAAATCCGGCGTTTACGTAAATGACTTTGACGTTACGAAAGAAATTCGCACACCTGAAGCCGATGAATTAGCGTCAAAATATTCTGCTTTGCCTGAAGTACGTGCAGCACTGCTAAATATTCAGCGTGAACAGGCAAAAATCGACTCAATCATTGCAGAAGGCCGGGACTTAGGGAGCGTAGTTTTTCCTGATGCAGAATTTAAATTTTTCTTGACCGCTACACCCGAAGCACGCGCTAAAAGACGTTACAACGAGAGAATTAAACGCGGAGAGTCAGCAAATTATGATGAAATTCTTGACGCTATAAAATTACGTGATGAACATGACTCGCACCGTGAAATTTCACCGCTGAAAATTCCTGAAGGCGCAATTTATCTTGATACTTCAGACATGACAGAGCAGGAAGTCTTAAATTTTATAACAAATCGAGTGAACTCACATGAAGCAAAATAA
- a CDS encoding 1-acyl-sn-glycerol-3-phosphate acyltransferase: protein MKQNKIFYAIVRFTLKLLLLIYNRVSARWLEKLDPNEKFIVACNHASNLDPVLIGCFFPRRLKYFAKEELFTNKLFGACISALGAMPVSRSDNASAAGALRAFMKLYQDGSDVLIFPEGGRTLDGNLQPLEGGVALVACHERAPILPAFIHGSFKAMPPGSALIKPAKIKITFGKPLRFSDETYKSKEGRKTIMDALENSMKELEKCS from the coding sequence ATGAAGCAAAATAAAATTTTTTACGCAATAGTCAGATTTACCCTCAAATTATTATTATTGATATATAACAGAGTCAGTGCCCGCTGGCTTGAGAAATTAGACCCTAACGAAAAATTTATAGTGGCCTGCAATCACGCGAGCAATTTAGATCCGGTGTTAATCGGCTGTTTCTTTCCGCGAAGATTGAAATATTTTGCGAAGGAAGAATTATTCACTAATAAATTATTCGGTGCATGTATAAGCGCGTTGGGAGCTATGCCGGTTTCCCGTTCTGATAATGCGAGTGCGGCCGGTGCTTTGCGTGCTTTCATGAAATTATATCAAGATGGCAGCGATGTATTAATTTTTCCTGAGGGCGGAAGGACTCTCGATGGCAATTTACAGCCGTTAGAAGGTGGAGTCGCTTTGGTCGCATGTCATGAGCGAGCACCGATTTTACCCGCATTTATTCACGGATCATTTAAGGCAATGCCCCCCGGAAGTGCGTTGATTAAGCCTGCAAAGATAAAAATTACGTTCGGGAAGCCTTTAAGATTTTCGGACGAGACATACAAGAGCAAAGAAGGCCGCAAAACTATCATGGACGCGCTGGAAAATTCCATGAAGGAGCTTGAAAAATGTTCGTGA
- a CDS encoding YicC family protein, with protein MFVSMTGYGSSEHNFSWGTVRFEISSVNHKYQDFSAKLPRELASLENRIINLLRNNITRGKVKLSAEIYYIPGAEAGSIDENALINIYSQIRNISARNNINFSPDLTQFLLIPGILENSAAESVTENLQLWDELTLSACESLNNMKLSEGMKLFNYVQDELKHLSEIAKNLRERWKIARDEALESLRTRIENVMEHYNLEIDANRVAQEVSLMSDKWDVTEELTRIDAHIEKFTQIMNEKISSGKKLDFLIQEMNREINTMGSKVADALFRWEVVEAKSCIEKIREQIQNIE; from the coding sequence ATGTTCGTGAGCATGACAGGTTACGGAAGCAGCGAGCATAATTTTTCGTGGGGGACAGTCAGATTTGAAATCAGCTCAGTTAATCATAAATATCAGGACTTCAGCGCAAAATTACCCCGTGAACTTGCCTCGCTTGAGAATAGAATTATAAATCTCCTGCGAAATAATATAACACGCGGAAAAGTGAAATTATCTGCCGAAATTTATTATATCCCCGGTGCTGAAGCAGGCTCAATAGACGAGAATGCGCTAATAAATATTTATAGTCAGATCCGCAATATTTCAGCAAGAAATAATATAAATTTTTCTCCGGACTTGACGCAATTTTTGTTGATTCCCGGAATATTAGAGAACTCAGCAGCAGAAAGCGTTACGGAAAATTTGCAGTTATGGGACGAATTAACTTTATCGGCCTGTGAGTCGCTTAATAACATGAAATTGTCGGAGGGCATGAAATTATTTAATTACGTTCAGGATGAATTAAAGCACTTGTCAGAAATCGCTAAAAATCTTCGTGAACGCTGGAAAATTGCGCGTGATGAAGCATTAGAGTCCCTACGCACCAGAATCGAAAATGTCATGGAGCATTATAATTTAGAAATTGACGCAAACAGAGTCGCGCAGGAAGTCTCGTTAATGTCCGACAAATGGGACGTTACAGAGGAATTAACGCGCATTGATGCCCATATCGAAAAATTTACGCAGATTATGAACGAAAAAATTTCTAGCGGCAAAAAATTAGATTTCCTGATTCAAGAAATGAACAGAGAAATTAACACAATGGGTTCAAAAGTTGCAGACGCTTTATTCAGATGGGAAGTAGTAGAGGCCAAATCATGTATAGAGAAAATTCGCGAGCAGATACAGAACATAGAATGA
- the gmk gene encoding guanylate kinase → MTGKLFVLSGPSGVGKGTLRECALSNAKNLVYSISCTTREPREGETNGVEYRFISLQEFEQGILQNLFLEYARVHDHYYGTLKSDVINELNAGKNVLLEIDVQGALQVRAKIPEAILIFIAPPSIKELENRLINRHTESQESLSLRLANAAKELELASQYDYVIVNADLSKASQKLRELIEKNES, encoded by the coding sequence ATGACGGGAAAATTATTTGTCTTGTCGGGACCTTCAGGAGTCGGCAAAGGCACGCTTAGAGAATGCGCACTCAGTAACGCAAAAAATTTAGTATATTCAATTTCCTGCACGACGAGAGAACCCAGAGAAGGCGAAACTAACGGCGTTGAATATAGATTTATTTCTCTTCAAGAATTTGAGCAGGGTATATTACAAAATTTATTTCTCGAATATGCTAGAGTTCATGACCATTATTACGGGACTCTAAAATCTGACGTTATCAACGAGTTAAACGCGGGAAAAAATGTCCTGCTTGAAATCGACGTTCAGGGAGCTTTACAGGTCCGCGCAAAAATTCCTGAAGCAATCTTAATATTTATTGCACCTCCCAGCATTAAAGAACTTGAGAACCGCTTAATTAACCGTCATACAGAGAGTCAAGAGTCGTTATCGTTAAGGCTCGCCAATGCCGCAAAAGAGCTTGAGTTAGCCAGCCAATATGATTATGTGATAGTAAATGCCGATTTAAGCAAGGCATCACAAAAATTGCGGGAGTTAATCGAGAAAAATGAGTCTTGA
- the ftsH gene encoding ATP-dependent zinc metalloprotease FtsH, with the protein MNKGQKFSLWYFLIALIVAWLFAEYVYKPYSESKTEVPYSEFLADLEKNDIENVDISESRINYTLKETESPDKMQVVDGKILRNKRILPNSANFKSVVRLPDPFLIERLASNDIKFGGVAKRDGLIDLFMGIMLPMLPLIIIWYFIFRNMHGGGGIFSFGRSRAKELQGEMTGVHFSDIGGAGEAEVELREIIDFLKDPARFDKFGAKLPRGVLLVGPPGTGKTLLAKAAAGEAGVPFFFITGSSFVEMFVGVGAARVRDLFDQAKKKAPCIIFVDEIDAIGQSRMRNFNSNSEQENTLNQLLAEMDGFEDNNGVVIMGATNRPEILDQALLRPGRFDRQIQVVLPTEEGREEILKIHTKKLPLAPEIDLRSIAKVTPGFSGADLANIANEASLLAARHKADKVTMNDFDLAIERVVAGLQRKTPLTPEIRKKVAYHETGHALVACYLPGSDPVHKVSIIPTTKGALGYTMQMPTEDQYLITEGELKTKMAVMLGGRAAELLVFSEGSTGASNDLERATELARRMVTEFGMSEVLGPVRYASPSMMYLNGATQNREDIGEDTYKQIDSEIRRFVTEAQDKALSILREHEKVLHEAAKVLQDKEVISNDEIQEIIKRENEQSQ; encoded by the coding sequence ATGAACAAAGGACAAAAATTTTCGTTATGGTATTTCCTTATTGCATTAATAGTGGCGTGGCTCTTTGCTGAATACGTCTACAAACCCTACAGCGAGAGTAAAACTGAAGTCCCATACAGTGAATTTCTTGCGGACTTGGAAAAAAATGACATTGAAAACGTTGATATTTCCGAATCGCGCATAAATTACACCCTCAAGGAAACAGAAAGCCCCGATAAAATGCAGGTTGTTGACGGGAAAATTTTACGCAATAAAAGAATCTTGCCGAACTCAGCAAATTTCAAAAGTGTTGTGAGACTTCCAGACCCGTTTTTAATCGAGAGACTCGCAAGCAATGATATTAAATTCGGCGGTGTGGCCAAGCGTGATGGCTTGATTGATTTATTTATGGGGATAATGCTTCCTATGCTGCCATTGATAATTATATGGTACTTCATTTTTCGCAACATGCACGGAGGCGGGGGAATTTTCTCGTTCGGACGTTCACGCGCTAAAGAATTGCAGGGCGAAATGACAGGCGTACACTTCAGCGACATAGGCGGAGCAGGTGAGGCAGAAGTAGAATTGCGTGAGATTATAGATTTCTTGAAGGATCCCGCGAGATTTGACAAGTTCGGCGCAAAATTACCGCGCGGAGTCTTGCTTGTCGGCCCTCCCGGAACTGGTAAAACTTTATTGGCAAAGGCTGCGGCTGGTGAGGCTGGAGTCCCATTTTTCTTTATCACCGGCTCAAGTTTTGTAGAAATGTTTGTCGGCGTGGGGGCTGCTCGTGTACGTGATTTATTTGACCAGGCCAAGAAAAAAGCTCCGTGCATTATATTTGTTGATGAAATTGACGCTATCGGGCAGTCAAGAATGAGAAATTTCAACAGCAACTCCGAGCAGGAGAACACATTAAATCAATTACTCGCAGAAATGGACGGCTTTGAAGATAATAACGGCGTTGTCATAATGGGTGCTACGAACAGGCCGGAAATTTTGGATCAGGCTTTATTGCGTCCGGGAAGATTTGACAGACAGATTCAAGTTGTATTGCCCACTGAAGAAGGCCGCGAAGAGATTTTAAAGATTCACACGAAAAAATTGCCGCTAGCTCCCGAAATTGATTTACGTTCTATTGCAAAAGTTACGCCGGGATTCAGCGGTGCAGACTTAGCAAATATCGCAAATGAAGCAAGTTTATTAGCAGCCCGACATAAAGCCGATAAAGTTACGATGAATGATTTTGATTTAGCTATTGAACGTGTTGTAGCAGGTTTGCAGAGAAAAACGCCTTTGACTCCTGAAATTCGCAAGAAAGTAGCTTATCACGAAACGGGTCATGCTTTAGTCGCCTGCTATCTGCCGGGGTCGGATCCTGTTCACAAAGTAAGCATAATCCCGACAACTAAAGGCGCACTCGGTTACACAATGCAAATGCCTACAGAAGATCAATATTTAATCACTGAAGGCGAGCTGAAAACTAAAATGGCCGTCATGCTTGGAGGTCGTGCAGCTGAATTATTAGTGTTTAGTGAAGGCTCGACAGGTGCATCAAATGATTTAGAGCGCGCGACAGAATTAGCCCGCCGAATGGTTACAGAATTTGGAATGTCTGAAGTTCTCGGCCCCGTTAGATATGCTTCACCGTCAATGATGTACTTAAACGGTGCGACACAAAACCGCGAAGACATTGGCGAGGACACTTACAAGCAAATTGACTCGGAGATTCGCAGATTCGTTACTGAAGCGCAGGACAAAGCACTATCAATTTTGCGCGAACATGAAAAAGTTTTGCACGAGGCAGCAAAGGTCTTGCAGGACAAAGAAGTAATCAGCAATGACGAGATTCAAGAAATAATCAAGCGCGAGAACGAACAGAGTCAATAA
- a CDS encoding divalent metal cation transporter — translation MTEKKGTLQVVLGAAFLMATSAIGPGFLTQTTVFTQQLIASAAFAILVTIIVTAIVQLNIWRIICVSGLRAQDVANKVVPGLGYFLAFAVALGGLAFNVGNVGGAALGLNTVFEIPNSYGAAISAAVAIFIFLNKDLGKAMDYFTQLLGILMIALMLYVAVQSTPPVALAAKESVMPTAVNWTVILTLIGGTVGGYISFSGAHRLIDAGVRDPKDASKGAVNGIIVTSIMRILLFLAVLGVVYVAAGEAAVVLDKGNPAADAFRRGAGEIGYKMFGVILWAAGVTSVIGASYTSVSFLRSLFGGIDRNYRWWMIGFICASTAINIFVANPVALLIAAGSINGLILPLALACILLGAYKKSVIGENYHHPVILTAAGWAVVAFTFWMGIQALPNIMKIFQ, via the coding sequence ATGACCGAAAAGAAAGGAACTTTACAGGTAGTATTAGGAGCTGCTTTCCTTATGGCAACATCTGCTATAGGCCCTGGATTCTTGACGCAGACGACCGTATTTACTCAACAGCTTATAGCTTCTGCAGCATTTGCCATTCTCGTTACAATAATCGTAACAGCAATAGTTCAATTAAATATCTGGCGCATAATTTGTGTCTCCGGACTTCGCGCTCAGGACGTGGCAAATAAAGTTGTTCCCGGTCTGGGATATTTCCTTGCATTTGCTGTAGCACTCGGAGGCCTGGCCTTCAATGTCGGAAATGTCGGCGGGGCTGCGTTAGGGCTTAATACCGTTTTTGAAATTCCAAATAGTTATGGAGCTGCTATAAGTGCTGCTGTAGCGATTTTTATTTTCCTGAATAAAGATTTAGGGAAAGCTATGGACTATTTCACGCAGTTACTTGGGATTCTGATGATTGCTCTTATGTTATATGTAGCTGTGCAGTCGACTCCTCCTGTAGCTTTGGCCGCAAAAGAATCAGTAATGCCCACTGCAGTTAATTGGACAGTTATTTTAACGCTCATAGGGGGGACTGTCGGCGGTTATATTTCGTTTTCAGGTGCTCACCGTTTAATTGACGCAGGAGTAAGAGACCCTAAGGACGCTTCAAAAGGTGCTGTAAACGGCATTATAGTTACATCGATTATGCGTATATTATTATTCTTGGCCGTATTAGGCGTTGTCTATGTTGCAGCAGGTGAGGCGGCTGTAGTTCTTGACAAGGGCAACCCGGCAGCAGACGCTTTCAGGCGCGGTGCAGGTGAAATCGGTTATAAAATGTTCGGCGTTATTTTATGGGCGGCCGGCGTTACTTCTGTTATAGGAGCGTCATATACATCGGTTTCATTCTTGAGATCGCTTTTCGGAGGCATAGACAGAAATTACCGCTGGTGGATGATTGGTTTTATCTGTGCTTCGACTGCTATAAATATTTTCGTTGCAAATCCTGTTGCGCTTCTCATTGCTGCAGGTTCAATTAACGGACTTATTCTGCCGCTTGCACTTGCTTGTATTCTTCTCGGTGCTTACAAGAAAAGCGTAATCGGCGAAAATTATCATCACCCCGTTATTTTAACTGCTGCGGGCTGGGCGGTTGTAGCGTTTACCTTCTGGATGGGTATTCAAGCGCTGCCTAATATCATGAAAATATTTCAATAA
- the pxpB gene encoding 5-oxoprolinase subunit PxpB, whose amino-acid sequence MSKLEAKILPAGETCIFVDFGEKIDMKINGYVQALKQIFTDEPFDGLRELVPTYRSLSIYFDPLTVNLDALNERLNKTLSELANYNIGEAGSTEIHVPVFFGGEFGPDLQDVAEHTKLSPDEVIKRYCNSPLYCFMNGFTPGFPYLGGMDKSLETPRLKNPREFIPANSVAIGGAQAGAYSIASPGGWRIIGRVPYELYDPYREPAVAIQAGMWVKFYPVDMSRYNEISEQAKTGVYKIEYRQKGAS is encoded by the coding sequence ATGAGTAAATTAGAAGCGAAAATACTTCCTGCCGGTGAAACTTGTATATTCGTTGATTTCGGCGAAAAAATAGATATGAAGATTAACGGCTATGTTCAGGCGTTAAAGCAGATTTTCACTGATGAACCCTTTGACGGTTTGCGGGAATTAGTGCCGACTTATAGATCGTTGTCAATATATTTCGATCCGTTGACGGTGAATCTTGACGCGCTTAATGAAAGACTCAATAAAACTCTGTCTGAGCTTGCAAATTATAATATCGGTGAAGCAGGCTCTACAGAGATTCATGTACCTGTATTTTTCGGGGGAGAGTTCGGCCCGGACTTGCAGGACGTAGCAGAACATACAAAACTTTCACCCGATGAAGTAATCAAGCGTTATTGTAATTCGCCGTTATATTGCTTTATGAACGGTTTTACGCCGGGATTTCCTTATTTGGGCGGTATGGATAAATCACTTGAGACACCGAGACTCAAGAATCCCCGTGAATTTATTCCTGCAAACAGTGTAGCAATCGGAGGAGCTCAGGCCGGTGCATATTCAATCGCGAGTCCCGGAGGCTGGCGCATTATAGGACGTGTCCCCTATGAACTTTATGACCCGTATAGAGAACCTGCTGTAGCGATTCAGGCCGGAATGTGGGTAAAATTTTATCCTGTCGATATGTCCCGCTATAATGAAATCTCAGAGCAGGCGAAAACAGGCGTTTACAAAATCGAATACAGGCAGAAGGGGGCTTCATAA
- a CDS encoding biotin-dependent carboxyltransferase family protein, which yields MKLFIQSPGALTTVQDLGRWGYQAIGMPVSGAMDAPALVRGNILLGNPDNAAALEMTMTGPTVLFKGDGAIAVTGGDLQPKLNGQNVSNWTVISVKDGDKLTFGGICNKGFRAYLCVSGGIDVPVVMGSRSTYMKAKIGGLDGRKLAKDDELSTGESGVFKAGVICPENLRPDYSSKPLRTVLGPQDDYITPEGVKTFLSAEYKISSSSDRMGSRMEGGAAINHVKGPDIVSDAIPMGAVQIPGNGLPIVMMADRQTTGGYVKIGVVHALDVARLSQFMPGSTVRFSQITQKEGIEISKSEADKLNSLRAYVRDSINLTPTQTGAMNIIINGEKFFVSWEKL from the coding sequence ATGAAATTATTTATTCAATCTCCCGGAGCTTTAACAACTGTGCAGGATCTTGGCCGATGGGGTTATCAAGCTATCGGAATGCCCGTAAGTGGTGCGATGGATGCTCCTGCTTTGGTGCGGGGAAATATTTTGCTCGGAAATCCAGATAACGCCGCTGCTTTGGAAATGACTATGACGGGGCCTACAGTTTTATTCAAAGGTGATGGAGCAATCGCTGTAACCGGCGGAGATTTACAGCCAAAATTAAATGGTCAGAACGTTTCAAACTGGACAGTTATAAGCGTTAAGGACGGCGATAAATTAACTTTCGGCGGAATATGTAATAAAGGGTTCAGAGCTTATCTTTGTGTCAGCGGTGGAATTGATGTCCCCGTTGTAATGGGCAGCAGAAGTACTTACATGAAAGCTAAAATCGGCGGTCTTGACGGCAGAAAATTAGCAAAAGATGACGAACTCTCAACAGGCGAGTCAGGAGTCTTTAAAGCAGGAGTCATTTGTCCTGAAAATTTGCGCCCTGATTATTCGTCTAAACCTTTAAGAACTGTGTTAGGCCCTCAAGATGATTATATTACGCCTGAAGGTGTCAAAACTTTTCTGTCAGCTGAATACAAAATTTCGTCCTCGTCCGACAGAATGGGTTCACGAATGGAAGGCGGCGCAGCAATTAATCACGTCAAAGGCCCTGACATTGTCTCTGACGCTATACCTATGGGAGCCGTACAAATTCCCGGAAATGGACTCCCGATTGTAATGATGGCTGACCGTCAGACAACAGGAGGCTACGTAAAAATCGGTGTTGTTCATGCTCTCGACGTTGCGCGGTTGAGTCAATTTATGCCGGGTTCTACTGTTAGATTCTCGCAGATCACACAGAAAGAGGGAATCGAAATTTCCAAATCTGAAGCTGATAAATTAAATTCTTTGCGCGCTTATGTGAGGGACTCAATTAATTTAACGCCGACTCAAACCGGAGCAATGAACATAATAATTAACGGCGAGAAATTTTTTGTCAGCTGGGAAAAGCTATAA
- a CDS encoding 5-oxoprolinase subunit PxpA: MSYKVDLNSDLGESFGAWKMGQDSDVLTFVSSANVACGFHAGDPLVMKKTVAEAVAAGVAVGAHPAYPDIKGFGRRNMTCSPDELYADTLYQIGALRAFCEASGIKLQHVKPHGAMYNSAAKKPEEAIALAQAVKDAGGNLILMGLAGSKFDEAAEKVGIPYAAEAFADRGYMNDGSLVPRKMEGAFVKDVEVAAKRVIRMVKEGVVEAIDGTIVNLRPHSICLHGDSPSAVQMAQTLRKRLIEAGIEIVPLRDLI, translated from the coding sequence ATGAGTTACAAAGTTGATCTTAACAGCGACTTGGGCGAAAGTTTCGGAGCTTGGAAAATGGGGCAGGATTCCGACGTATTAACGTTTGTATCTTCTGCAAATGTAGCTTGCGGATTTCACGCTGGGGATCCTCTAGTCATGAAAAAAACTGTAGCTGAAGCCGTAGCTGCCGGAGTTGCTGTCGGTGCTCATCCTGCTTATCCTGATATAAAAGGTTTCGGAAGACGTAACATGACTTGCTCACCCGATGAACTTTACGCCGATACACTTTATCAAATCGGAGCTTTACGGGCATTTTGTGAGGCTTCCGGAATAAAATTACAGCACGTCAAACCGCATGGAGCTATGTATAACAGTGCAGCAAAGAAACCGGAAGAAGCTATTGCACTTGCTCAAGCAGTAAAGGACGCAGGCGGAAATCTTATTCTCATGGGTCTTGCAGGGTCAAAATTTGATGAAGCTGCCGAAAAAGTCGGTATCCCCTATGCTGCTGAAGCGTTTGCAGATAGAGGTTACATGAACGACGGCTCATTAGTCCCGCGAAAAATGGAAGGTGCATTTGTTAAAGATGTAGAAGTCGCAGCTAAACGAGTCATAAGAATGGTCAAAGAGGGTGTTGTTGAAGCAATTGACGGAACAATCGTAAATCTTAGGCCTCATTCTATCTGTCTGCACGGGGACTCGCCTTCAGCTGTACAAATGGCGCAGACGTTGAGAAAGCGTTTAATTGAGGCAGGAATCGAAATAGTGCCTCTTAGAGATTTAATCTAG